Genomic segment of Oscarella lobularis chromosome 13, ooOscLobu1.1, whole genome shotgun sequence:
cgatttttcttctcttccctCCCTAAGATTTTTCCCAAACCATACCTTTGCAGTAGACGGAGACCACAATGCGCGGAAATATTTCCAAATTGTACTGCCCGTCCGTCCTGCTGCCCGTCTTGTAATAGTCAACGCAGCGAGAATATCGTTCTTGACCTGCTACTAGCCACTGAAAGCCCATTAGGAAGCCCAGATAGGCACCGAAAAAGCCCATGACCGCGCTACGTCTAAAGAGCTTGCCACACGTCGGTGATAGCAGAAGCAGTATGGTTCGCTTCCATTTTTTTATCTCGTTTTCGCAACGCACGCTCGTTGATTCGCAGCTCGAAGGTGTTCTCCAATCGACAGGTCCGCTTTTGAGCTGCACACCCGGCTCCACTTCCGCGTCACACACTTCACGAACTCCGCATTGAAAAAGTGCAATTGAACACACGAAAAAAACAGAATGTCGAACTTTGTTCTATTAACGTCGTGACGCGCTGGCAAGAGCCGGTGTGATAGGGCTCATAACAAAGCCGACAGAAGACGTGCTAAacatatgacgtcatatttttgATGATGAGCATTTTCTGCCTGTTCTTACTGAGCATTGAGGATATCCTGGTTTCGTCTCCTAAAAGACTTCCAATTCCACAGCCTGTTTGTGGCAGAGAATGTCTCCCATTTGAAGAACGCATTCATTTCAtactaaaaagaaaaaaataattgctAATTAATTTCCGGgccaagaagacgaaagcgattaACTTCGTGAAAGTGAGAATTTTCGCACTCAGCTAAAGCAAACCGATctcattatttattaattaaaaattcaatccAACCTGGACAGGCGAGTATGTACCCATGATCAGCGGTCTCAATAAAAACGCCAGTCACTAAGTACTGGGCATATATAGAATCCATACATATCATGACGTTGTACTGCTCGTCTCCACACATGATCTGTAGGGGCACGTTCAATCACTGACAGTGTATTCGTTCGTATGAGATACAAGGGCATGCTGAAATCTTTCTCGTCGGTTGTACGTATGAGCACTGCATTTGAAATAGAAtttctgaaaaaattgattattaGATATATCAATTAttcaaaatttcattttAAGACGAACGCGCGCACTTTGCGAATTTTCCCCGGTCGCAGCCCATGGCACGGGCTTTTCGCAGTACAGCGTAGTCGTTTCTAGAAGGCTGCCCGGAGGTACCAAATTCGTTTGTTTCCGGGAGCGAGTACGCGACTTCGAGATGGGTGGCAAGTTGAGGGAGCCcccttttttcttactcgaACTCGCGTCCGCTGAATATGATTCGGATGTcgcgcgagcgagcgagcgatTGGTTCGCGGACGGACAACGagggatcgacgtcgacgggcgtGCGTCGGTGCgagtcgaaacgaacgaTTAGACGCACGGAGCTTATAGCGCCCGAAAGACGGCTCTTCTCTATATTGCGACTACAACCTGCTCGCACACGTGTAGCTACGATTTGTTAGTGCGCTAACTGTGACGTCTCGCGCGTTGATTACCCGCACCACTTCCGTCTTGTCCAATTCCTATGTTGTAAGCCCAAATACTGGGGTAGTCAACCTCTTATACAGCAGTTTCTTCCGTACTGAACAAGACATTCACTGACCGCTTGCCAGCGGTCGCTTTCGACGGGCCACAGTTCACGCTCGCAGCAGTCTTTTCAAAGCTGTCTGACGACTCCGTCATTTCAGTTATTGAATCTAAATCGAGATTTGAAAAATCCAGATCGATGTACTCGTAAGGTTGTTCCGATTCGAGCATTTTCCCCAGTTTCTGCGAGAGAGCGTTGAACGCTGGGCGCTGTCGAGATTCAGAGCGCCAACACTCAGTCATCAGTCTGTACCTAATGCACAAGAACAAAgaagcattttttcgttcAGTAGCGAAAAAGACAGAGCAAAGATCTTACTTACAGTTCTTTGGAGCAGCTTTTTGGACAAATCAGACGGTTGCCGCCACGCAAATGCGATAGGAAATTCCTACCAGATATGCACGGATAAGGAAAACCGCCTGCAATAtgcaatttcttcatttaAAAATGAGAATTTATATAATCGTACCCAAAGTGCATATTTCCCACATAACAACACCAAACGACCatctaaaacgaaaaaattgacgtgtTCTCATTTAGGCCAATAACATTAATTAGCAGGTAAAACttacacgtcgcttttctccGTGAAGAGACGGTGTGTGATGGCCTCGATAGACATCcatcgaagaggaagaagtttCGCTGTTTTCTGTAAATAAACGCCGTCTTTGTAGACCGCTCTCGTTAGTCCAAAATCGGACACTTTGAGTAACTTGTCGTCGCAGACTAGCACATTGCGACACGCCaagtcgcgatgaacgaGCCCCTTTCCGGTCAGATACTCCTGTAGTTCAAAATTCTGTGACACTAATTCAGTCATTTGCAAAAGTTCTTTTACCATTCCGGATGCGATTTGCCAAGCAAACGACAATAGATCAGAAGCCGTAAACATCCACTCGGCATTCTCAACGTTTTTCTCATCGCCGACTGTGCGTTCATTCACTTCTTCTTGACCCTCATCAATCTTTGATCCGTCACTATTACTCAACTGCTTGCGATGTTTGCTAAGCACGGAATCCTACGTATATAAAGCAAAAAGCGCATTCATCCAGTGCCGTTTTGTTATACAAGATAAAGTTACGTGCCTCCGACTCGTTGGAGTTATTCTTCTTGGAGCAACTTCTATCAGATTTCTGATGACTTTTGGCGTACTGTTAGAATGCAGAAAACACAGTATACCAAGCTTGCTTTATAGCGCTAATCCCATTACGCGTTAACCTCGACCCAACCTATAATCTAAGATGATTCTGTGAAAGGAATCCCCCGAAAAAAACTTTAGGACCTAGATATACTTAAGTGCCCATCATTGCAAAAACGCCTTATTTATAAACCTAAATCCACCCCCTGACGGCCATATGCAATTGTGAATAAACTCTTCACGTTTCACTGCATGCACAACGCCCTGTTTCTGCTTCTAAAAACGTACCTCAAGTCGCCCTTTCTTAAGGTTGCTCAGTAGGTCACCGTGACAACAGTATTCGACGATCAGGCACAGCGGCCGACTTCTCGTTATGCATCCGAGCATGCTGACAATGTGAGGATGCTGTCCGATTCTCTTCATGAGTTTGATTTCTTCCATGAAGTCAGAGTCCTTCTGACAGGGTCCTAAGCAATCAATATTCCACGCGCTTAATTGCTTgtatatatgccgcctgaTCGTGTGTTATACTAAAAGCTGGGCATAAAATGACTTACCCTTTAACATTTTACACGCCACAATCGACTTCTTTTTACCGTCGGGATCGCTTCGAAATCGACTCCGTATCGACGACCGCATCGACGTTCGCGTCGGAGATCGCGGCGATGATTGGTGGTAAAGGTGCGCTTTGAgcacgacgccgaaagcCCCTTGGCCGATAGTTTCGAGCAGAAACACGTCGCCCCGATTGATTTCCCAATTGTCGCGCAGCTGAAGGGAATCAAACGCGGGATACGCCGAGCGCTGTTGTTTGCGACGGATGTAGGTGGCACTCAAAACAGCCAAGACGAAGACAACGGACGAGCTGATGACTGACACGATAATTGTGAATAGAGGAACCGAAGAATCTGTAAAAACATGAGACAATTAATTAGGTGATTCGTTAAAAACTTAACATTTGTGCTGCATGATTTCGCCATTGCCTATAATCTATATATAAAGTGAACGTACCTTTTCGGTCAGATCTACGCGTATGCTCACACCTGCACAACGCAATTGCACAGCTTCGTCTGGGGCTGCTATAAAAAGCGTACCTGCACCTTTCCGTTAAACTATTGCAGGTGCTCAGAGTTTGGTCAAATCCCCAAGAAATCTGTCATGTTTACTGAATAAGCCAGTCAGGGAGGTTTTGCCAAACTTCACTTACCTCATCCAGCTGAATGCCACTTTCGTTAATGTAAAGTTTTAGTCCGTCAAATCCTCTAGTGAAAAACGTAAAACAACCGCCAAATTTCACCCATTCCAGGAAATCGGAATTGTGAATATAGAAAAGCAGACGGTCACGATCGTGTGATTCCACAAAAGTTGAAGCTGAATAATCGTTTCCGTTTGAAACATAGACCATCAGCCAGAGCCAGTATTTGTCAACGGCCGACACcttaaagaaaaaaaacccgcATTGCTGCATGCACGGACGCGTTATAAGGAACATTTTACATTAAATACGTAAATGACTCCAAGTGACGCGTTCGTTGACGCGCTCCCATTGAAACCAGAGCTTACAGCCCCTCGAACGGCGGCACGATTTAAAGCCGATGAATTGGTTAAAAAATACAAACTGTCATTGATCACTAGCCGCTCCGATTCCATTTCAGAAATAAAACCGAGGCTTTTTCCTGGACAACTAAATACAGCGCACATACAGCAGGCTTAACAAGGATTTGACATGCTTGCCTGCCGGAAGTGCAGTAATCTACGCATTTGCAGGAAGTGTTGCAGTCGGAACCAAATTTTCCTGGGTAGCATGGGGAGGCGCAGGTCGGGCCCGTCCATCCTGGAAGACAATTGCAAATTCCAGACACTGAATCACAACTGGCATCGTTTTGACATCTAGATAATAATAGAGAAGTTTCGTCTGGCACTATCGTCTGCTTTGGCTACACCTACTCGCAATCTTTCTCGCAGTTGGGTCCGTATTTACCTTTAGAGCACGGAAGCTCGCAGAGCCTTCCGTGGACGCCAGCTGGACAGCTGCAGTTGAAATCCCACGAGAATGCTTTGACAATGGAACAAAATCCGTAGAGCGGCTAAAATTAACGTTACCCATGCATGAATCATGTTTTCAGACTACGTGCAACTAATACAGCTGTACCTGATTGGAAGTGCGCGAAAAGCCCACGCGACACCAAGGCTTGCACGTCCGACTTGCTGCAAACTCGGCAATGGCAGGGCGCCTTGGTATAGGACCGTATGTGGAAATTCCTTGAGAGCCGCCACACAAAAGGCTCCTGTTTCCAAGACAAGGAAGATTGCAGCCGCTAAAACATGCATGCAATAAGTAGAGAAAATCGTCATGCACGTATTGCGTAAACCTGTCCTCTAAGACAACGTTTCCGTATTCGTTGTCGCAAAAACATTGATTCGCATTATGTACACCGTAGTACTTGTAGTTTTTGGCGCTAAAATACTTCATTGACTGGTGCGTAATAACCTCCTTAGCATTACTAGCATTTTTGACGACAGAATTCCGGTGTCATCATTTCTGATTGTTCATCAGTGACAGGCACGCGGTAGTTAAGATGACGCTTATTAGCTACGTCCGCAAAGCAACCAAGGTAAACAGACTGATCATTCGAAGAATTCATCTTGCTTATTGAAATCGATTCCCTAGCCAAAGTAGCAAGatcctaaacaaaaaatgtcGTGCGCGATTAACCCAATTTCGAATTACTAGTACATTGAACGTCTTCCGATATGGCACAGACTCCGGACTTGGCATCGTTTCCCCCGTAAACACGTCAGCATCGATGCGAATCCGACCTGAACCTCCGTTACCTCCACACCCAAACGTCCCGCACCCGCCTTGACCTCCGAACGCCGTCACCCGACTATCATTAACCAAAACCTCCAACCCCCTGAGATAAATACTGCCAcccgcgccgccgccgcctccagCACCACAAAagatttccttttcaaagtTCCTAAAAGAACAGTTAGAgttctgaataaaaaaatatcaaGGATTATAGGTTCTTTTGTACCGCCCTTCACCATCGTCTCCGTCAGCGGAAACTTGACCGGTGACTCGAATTACATTGCGAGCGTCCAAATGAAGtgctccgccgccgttgccgccttTGCCGCCGTGAATCGCCCCAGCGAGGGCATGGACATCGACGCTGTCGCCCGAACCCGAATCTTCACCGACGGAGGCATTGACATAGTCGCTGCCACTTCCACCGCCCGAACCGAAATGCAGAATTCGGAGATTGGTACGTCCGTAGGAGCGGCCTCCTTCGCCGACTCCGTACTGATTGCTATCTTTACCGACGCCAGGTTGTCTGAATAAAAACACGGGTGCGGAATCAGTGTAACCGGAAAAAGTCACATTTGTGTATTACCCCGCTGTGCCGTAgcctccgccgccacctGGTTTTCCGTACATAAGGCCTCCCCCTCCGCCGCCTTCATTTGCAGCAAATACTGTCGTTCCTACAGCTACAAAAATAAACGCGTCATTCCCGTAAGGCTTCAACGTCTGTTCGTACGGTACATGTACAAATGAACTGTTAGAGTCTAAATATTTGTACTTACTTCACCTCGTAAAACTATAGTCTCTCGGAGGAAAGACATAAACTAGATACGTATGAACATATCATAAGACCTAGCTTATTATGAGAGATTTTTACTTTAATCATTGACATTGACTGACTCACACTGAAAACTTTCGCCTTGCTTTCCAGAGAGATTGGACTTCGCCGATTTTTGACCGCCTTTGTAACCAGCCCCTTTCGCGGTAAGAGTCCCCCTAATAACGATATCTTGAGCGTAGAGTTGAAACGTTCCATTCGCTCCGAAGTTGTTGCGATTCCACGGTGCCACTATTACGGTAACATTAGCGTCTATGAAGAAAGTACGCACATTGCAGTGAACACCGGATACGACGTCGCCATCTGCAGGAGACCAGTCTTTGTAACCCCAATCAATACCGCGGCAATCGGGCTGCAAATTCGAACAAAAATCGTAGTGAGCTGCCAATCGATTATAGATGACGTTGTGCTGTAAAAAATAGGCATCAAATTTTTACTTAGTATAACACAGAAATTTTACTGTCGTATTGAAGTCTTTCAGTGGGTATTTGTAGTGAACAATAATTTCTCTCCTATGTAGAACTCTCTTCCAAACCATAAAGCTCTTAATTAAAGCAACCTACAATAAGAAGAGTAGAATTTCAAAATGTCAATCAACTCACCTTTATATCGCCGGCGAATCTATTTTCTAAGCAACAGTACTCTCCTCCAAGACGAAATCCATCTGCAGGTAAGGGAAAAGCGGTCCGCGTTCGGGCAGATCTGAGCAAACTTCCGTTGACGTAGAGCCGCGCTTTCGTGCCATCTACTGTCATTGCAACATGATGCCATTGATCGACGTATCCTATAGTCCTAGTTCTAGCCGTATGATAACTCTTCGAGCAGCCTGTAAGAGGCATGTAGACAAGAGCGAACTTTCCGTCATCGAGAGCAACGCCCATCTTGCTGCAACTCTTAACAGTGCCCATGATAGTCTGAaagagacaaaagaaaaacggtttTTAGTTAACTAACCCATAGAGCAAATAATTATGAATATGAGCAATCATACCTTGCGACCAACCACATATGTCGTCGGCCTGAACCACCCTTCCAATGTGTACACACTACCGGGAGACCACCATCCAAGATCAACGTAGCCACTCACACCATCGGTGTGAACAGAACAGGCAAAAGGGGGTCCAACCTTTAGCACAAGAGCTGACTTCAAATTGGAATTAAAATCACTAGTTCTACTAATCACCGAGCAATTTGAAACGCACTGGGTTACAGACTTTCCGAGCCAAGTCGAAGGAAATTTGCAATCTTTTTGGTCGCCGTCACCTCCGTACGTCGTACGCGTGCTCGTCGTCTTGAGAACGTTCTCGCACTTTCCCGAATTTTGACAAACCGGGCCCTTTTCTCGCGATTTCCAAGCgcaaaaatcaaactgaTCGCTGCCTGTTCAGAAGAAACGtcagagaaaaaataaatcgcAGACCCCCTTCGTCGTCCATGCAGTGTGTAATAAACTTACCTAGGAGATCTCCGCAGTTTGATCCTCTCGAGCCGGGTAAGCACAAACATTCGTACGTCGCAGCGTCTCTGACGATGCATTTTCCTAAATTTGCGCAAGGATTTCTCGTTACACACGGATGCGTCGAGACAAGACGAAGTTTGAGTTGCGCGAACGACTGATTCGACGGCAGTACGGGAAAACAGACCCCTCCGCAACGCCCTTTAACCTTCTGTTGCAATTCTACATAAAGAACAAATAGGAAAGTAATAACGACGAAAACTCACTAACTTGAGAAAGACACAGAAGGTTTATTGCTCATTGGCCCTGTCCAAGACCAAGTCACTTGCGGATCAACTTGAAAAGGAGTTGAAGTCAAGTCGATTTCAAAGGCACcgcgaaaacgacaggcTCGAGTCGTTTGACTATAAAACTTGTCGCCGCTTTGGCCATAGCTAAGACGGCAAAGAAATGGCAAgtacaatttctttttgcgtTCTTCTCACGGTATATGGGAACCGCCTTCGACGGAAGTTGAGTATGAGAAATCGTTTGTCGACACAAGCCACGAGTCAAAATTAAAGCGAACGCGGTTGAAGTGAGTTTCACCCCATTCGTCCCAGTTCCGTTGAGGCGCGGTGAGACGACAGGCAAACGGcaagcctaaataaaatgaTGCAACTCAAGTGAAATCTCGAGAGAGACACTTAACTCATTAttgcaaaatttatttattgaaacAATCTTAACAGATAGCTGATAATTATCTGATCTTCTTACCAAGCAGCTTGTAATAACGAGCGTAGTTGTTTCGTTGGGTCAGCGAAATGTATTCAGATGGCGTTCCCTTATCCATGCCTGTAAAAATGAATAAGAGACGTCGTGTTAAAAATTGACCAAGTCTGGGTGTACGCTTgcggagaaaaaaacaatccAGACTGTGTACTGAACAGCGCCTTAGACAGATTATGCCTAAATACGGCTTAGGAACGgtagaagaaaattcaaactACAAATACGATAGGGGACCCCTCTGACACAATTCCAGTTTCGTTCTACTCGGTCCATTTTCAGTGGTCCCCGTGTGGTCCAATTTTGGCAGCAACGATAGGACGTCGAGTCCATTTTTTGCAACAGAGCCACTAGCACCTGACTTTAGCGTTTCCCCAAATCGTCCTATCTATGAATAGCT
This window contains:
- the LOC136194748 gene encoding uncharacterized protein isoform X1 — encoded protein: MGFFGAYIGVLMGFQWLVAGQERYSRCVDYYKTGSTTDGQYNLEILPRVVVSVYCKGMDKGTPSEYISLTQRNNYARYYKLLGLPFACRLTAPQRNWDEWGETHFNRVRFNFDSWLVSTNDFSYSTSVEGGSHIPYGQSGDKFYSQTTRACRFRGAFEIDLTSTPFQVDPQVTWSWTGPMSNKPSVSFSKLQQKVKGRCGGVCFPVLPSNQSFAQLKLRLVSTHPCVTRNPCANLGKCIVRDAATYECLCLPGSRGSNCGDLLGSDQFDFCAWKSREKGPVCQNSGKCENVLKTTSTRTTYGGDGDQKDCKFPSTWLGKSVTQCVSNCSVGPPFACSVHTDGVSGYVDLGWWSPGSVYTLEGWFRPTTYVVGRKTIMGTVKSCSKMGVALDDGKFALVYMPLTGCSKSYHTARTRTIGYVDQWHHVAMTVDGTKARLYVNGSLLRSARTRTAFPLPADGFRLGGEYCCLENRFAGDIKSFMVWKRVLHRREIIVHYKYPLKDFNTTHNVIYNRLAAHYDFCSNLQPDCRGIDWGYKDWSPADGDVVSGVHCNVRTFFIDANVTVIVAPWNRNNFGANGTFQLYAQDIVIRGTLTAKGAGYKGGQKSAKSNLSGKQGESFQSVGTTVFAANEGGGGGGLMYGKPGGGGGYGTAGQPGVGKDSNQYGVGEGGRSYGRTNLRILHFGSGGGSGSDYVNASVGEDSGSGDSVDVHALAGAIHGGKGGNGGGALHLDARNVIRVTGQVSADGDDGEGRNFEKEIFCGAGGGGGAGGSIYLRGLEVLVNDSRVTAFGGQGGCGTFGCGGNGGSGRIRIDADVFTGETMPSPESVPYRKTFNDLATLARESISISKMNSSNDQSVYLGCFADVANKRHLNYRVPVTDEQSEMMTPEFCRQKCYAKNYKYYGVHNANQCFCDNEYGNVVLEDSGCNLPCLGNRSLLCGGSQGISTYGPIPRRPAIAEFAASRTCKPWCRVGFSRTSNQPLYGFCSIVKAFSWDFNCSCPAGVHGRLCELPCSKGKYGPNCEKDCECQNDASCDSVSGICNCLPGWTGPTCASPCYPGKFGSDCNTSCKCVDYCTSGSCPGKSLGFISEMESERLVINDSLYFLTNSSALNRAAVRGAVSSGFNGSASTNASLGVIYVFNVSAVDKYWLWLMVYVSNGNDYSASTFVESHDRDRLLFYIHNSDFLEWVKFGGCFTFFTRGFDGLKLYINESGIQLDEISWGFDQTLSTCNSLTERCRCEHTRRSDRKDSSVPLFTIIVSVISSSVVFVLAVLSATYIRRKQQRSAYPAFDSLQLRDNWEINRGDVFLLETIGQGAFGVVLKAHLYHQSSPRSPTRTSMRSSIRSRFRSDPDGKKKSIVACKMLKGPCQKDSDFMEEIKLMKRIGQHPHIVSMLGCITRSRPLCLIVEYCCHGDLLSNLKKGRLEYAKSHQKSDRSCSKKNNSNESEDSVLSKHRKQLSNSDGSKIDEGQEEVNERTVGDEKNVENAEWMFTASDLLSFAWQIASGMEYLTGKGLVHRDLACRNVLVCDDKLLKVSDFGLTRAVYKDGVYLQKTAKLLPLRWMSIEAITHRLFTEKSDVWSFGVVMWEICTLGGFPYPCISGRNFLSHLRGGNRLICPKSCSKELYRLMTECWRSESRQRPAFNALSQKLGKMLESEQPYEYIDLDFSNLDLDSITEMTESSDSFEKTAASVNCGPSKATAGKRSVNVLFSTEETAV
- the LOC136194748 gene encoding uncharacterized protein isoform X3, whose product is MGFFGAYIGVLMGFQWLVAGQERYSRCVDYYKTGSTTDGQYNLEILPRVVVSVYCKGMDKGTPSEYISLTQRNNYARYYKLLGLPFACRLTAPQRNWDEWGETHFNRVRFNFDSWLVSTNDFSYSTSVEGGSHIPYGQSGDKFYSQTTRACRFRGAFEIDLTSTPFQVDPQVTWSWTGPMSNKPSVSFSKLQQKVKGRCGGVCFPVLPSNQSFAQLKLRLVSTHPCVTRNPCANLGKCIVRDAATYECLCLPGSRGSNCGDLLGSDQFDFCAWKSREKGPVCQNSGKCENVLKTTSTRTTYGGDGDQKDCKFPSTWLGKSVTQCVSNCSVGPPFACSVHTDGVSGYVDLGWWSPGSVYTLEGWFRPTTYVVGRKTIMGTVKSCSKMGVALDDGKFALVYMPLTGCSKSYHTARTRTIGYVDQWHHVAMTVDGTKARLYVNGSLLRSARTRTAFPLPADGFRLGGEYCCLENRFAGDIKSFMVWKRVLHRREIIVHYKYPLKDFNTTHNVIYNRLAAHYDFCSNLQPDCRGIDWGYKDWSPADGDVVSGVHCNVRTFFIDANVTVIVAPWNRNNFGANGTFQLYAQDIVIRGTLTAKGAGYKGGQKSAKSNLSGKQGESFQSVGTTVFAANEGGGGGGLMYGKPGGGGGYGTAGQPGVGKDSNQYGVGEGGRSYGRTNLRILHFGSGGGSGSDYVNASVGEDSGSGDSVDVHALAGAIHGGKGGNGGGALHLDARNVIRVTGQVSADGDDGEGRNFEKEIFCGAGGGGGAGGSIYLRGLEVLVNDSRVTAFGGQGGCGTFGCGGNGGSGRIRIDADVFTGETMPSPESVPYRKTFNDLATLARESISISKMNSSNDQSVYLGCFADVANKRHLNYRVPVTDEQSEMMTPEFCRQKCYAKNYKYYGVHNANQCFCDNEYGNVVLEDSGCNLPCLGNRSLLCGGSQGISTYGPIPRRPAIAEFAASRTCKPWCRVGFSRTSNQPLYGFCSIVKAFSWDFNCSCPAGVHGRLCELPCSKGKYGPNCEKDCECQNDASCDSVSGICNCLPGWTGPTCASPCYPGKFGSDCNTSCKCVDYCTSGSCPGKSLGFISEMESERLVINDSLYFLTNSSALNRAAVRGAVSSGFNGSASTNASLGVIYVFNVSAVDKYWLWLMVYVSNGNDYSASTFVESHDRDRLLFYIHNSDFLEWVKFGGCFTFFTRGFDGLKLYINESGIQLDEISWGFDQTLSTCNSLTERCRCEHTRRSDRKDSSVPLFTIIVSVISSSVVFVLAVLSATYIRRKQQRSAYPAFDSLQLRDNWEINRGDVFLLETIGQGAFGVVLKAHLYHQSSPRSPTRTSMRSSIRSRFRSDPDAFSITHDQAAYIQAIKRVEY
- the LOC136194748 gene encoding uncharacterized protein isoform X2 encodes the protein MGFFGAYIGVLMGFQWLVAGQERYSRCVDYYKTGSTTDGQYNLEILPRVVVSVYCKGMDKGTPSEYISLTQRNNYARYYKLLGLPFACRLTAPQRNWDEWGETHFNRVRFNFDSWLVSTNDFSYSTSVEGGSHIPYGQSGDKFYSQTTRACRFRGAFEIDLTSTPFQVDPQVTWSWTGPMSNKPSVSFSKLQQKVKGRCGGVCFPVLPSNQSFAQLKLRLVSTHPCVTRNPCANLGKCIVRDAATYECLCLPGSRGSNCGDLLGSDQFDFCAWKSREKGPVCQNSGKCENVLKTTSTRTTYGGDGDQKDCKFPSTWLGKSVTQCVSNCSVGPPFACSVHTDGVSGYVDLGWWSPGSVYTLEGWFRPTTYVVGRKTIMGTVKSCSKMGVALDDGKFALVYMPLTGCSKSYHTARTRTIGYVDQWHHVAMTVDGTKARLYVNGSLLRSARTRTAFPLPADGFRLGGEYCCLENRFAGDIKSFMVWKRVLHRREIIVHYKYPLKDFNTTHNVIYNRLAAHYDFCSNLQPDCRGIDWGYKDWSPADGDVVSVAPWNRNNFGANGTFQLYAQDIVIRGTLTAKGAGYKGGQKSAKSNLSGKQGESFQSVGTTVFAANEGGGGGGLMYGKPGGGGGYGTAGQPGVGKDSNQYGVGEGGRSYGRTNLRILHFGSGGGSGSDYVNASVGEDSGSGDSVDVHALAGAIHGGKGGNGGGALHLDARNVIRVTGQVSADGDDGEGRNFEKEIFCGAGGGGGAGGSIYLRGLEVLVNDSRVTAFGGQGGCGTFGCGGNGGSGRIRIDADVFTGETMPSPESVPYRKTFNDLATLARESISISKMNSSNDQSVYLGCFADVANKRHLNYRVPVTDEQSEMMTPEFCRQKCYAKNYKYYGVHNANQCFCDNEYGNVVLEDSGCNLPCLGNRSLLCGGSQGISTYGPIPRRPAIAEFAASRTCKPWCRVGFSRTSNQPLYGFCSIVKAFSWDFNCSCPAGVHGRLCELPCSKGKYGPNCEKDCECQNDASCDSVSGICNCLPGWTGPTCASPCYPGKFGSDCNTSCKCVDYCTSGSCPGKSLGFISEMESERLVINDSLYFLTNSSALNRAAVRGAVSSGFNGSASTNASLGVIYVFNVSAVDKYWLWLMVYVSNGNDYSASTFVESHDRDRLLFYIHNSDFLEWVKFGGCFTFFTRGFDGLKLYINESGIQLDEISWGFDQTLSTCNSLTERCRCEHTRRSDRKDSSVPLFTIIVSVISSSVVFVLAVLSATYIRRKQQRSAYPAFDSLQLRDNWEINRGDVFLLETIGQGAFGVVLKAHLYHQSSPRSPTRTSMRSSIRSRFRSDPDGKKKSIVACKMLKGPCQKDSDFMEEIKLMKRIGQHPHIVSMLGCITRSRPLCLIVEYCCHGDLLSNLKKGRLEYAKSHQKSDRSCSKKNNSNESEDSVLSKHRKQLSNSDGSKIDEGQEEVNERTVGDEKNVENAEWMFTASDLLSFAWQIASGMEYLTGKGLVHRDLACRNVLVCDDKLLKVSDFGLTRAVYKDGVYLQKTAKLLPLRWMSIEAITHRLFTEKSDVWSFGVVMWEICTLGGFPYPCISGRNFLSHLRGGNRLICPKSCSKELYRLMTECWRSESRQRPAFNALSQKLGKMLESEQPYEYIDLDFSNLDLDSITEMTESSDSFEKTAASVNCGPSKATAGKRSVNVLFSTEETAV